In Ectothiorhodospiraceae bacterium 2226, a single window of DNA contains:
- a CDS encoding DUF493 domain-containing protein — protein MGEDSPLQFPCRFPIKVMGPTRPGFSEEVCRLVRAQAPDLGDADVRCRASSGGRYLSVTVTINAQSRAQLDAIYQALTAWEGSSFVL, from the coding sequence ATGGGAGAGGACAGCCCCCTACAGTTTCCCTGCCGTTTCCCCATCAAGGTGATGGGGCCCACGCGGCCCGGCTTCAGCGAGGAGGTGTGCCGACTGGTGCGCGCCCAGGCGCCGGACCTCGGCGACGCCGACGTGCGCTGCCGCGCGAGCAGCGGTGGGCGCTACCTGTCTGTCACCGTCACCATCAATGCCCAGAGCCGCGCGCAACTCGACGCCATCTACCAGGCACTCACCGCTTGGGAAGGCTCGAGTTTCGTGCTGTAG
- the lipB gene encoding lipoyl(octanoyl) transferase LipB, with product MRMTASAPRADAVQVRRLGRRDYRPVWQAMQTYTDSRGPDSPDELWVVEHPPVYTLGLNAKPEHVLDPGDIPLVPVDRGGQVTYHGPGQVVVYTLLDLRRRGLGVRELVDRLELAVIDLLAAEGVTGERRRSAPGVYVGGAKIAALGLRVRRGCAYHGLALNVAMDLAPFARINPCGYPGLPVTQLADLTALNDVEAAAERLLVHLQARLAEASRAA from the coding sequence ATGCGGATGACAGCATCGGCGCCCAGGGCGGACGCCGTGCAGGTGCGCCGGCTCGGGCGGCGGGACTACCGTCCCGTGTGGCAGGCCATGCAGACCTATACGGACAGCCGCGGCCCGGACTCCCCGGACGAGCTGTGGGTCGTTGAACACCCGCCGGTGTATACCCTCGGCCTGAACGCCAAACCCGAACATGTGCTCGACCCGGGTGACATCCCGCTGGTCCCCGTGGACCGCGGCGGCCAAGTCACCTACCACGGCCCCGGCCAGGTGGTCGTGTACACGCTGCTGGACCTGCGCCGCCGCGGCCTGGGGGTCAGGGAGCTGGTCGACCGGCTGGAGCTGGCGGTGATCGACTTGCTGGCCGCCGAGGGCGTGACGGGTGAGCGCCGCCGCTCGGCACCGGGTGTGTATGTGGGCGGCGCCAAGATCGCCGCGCTCGGCCTGCGCGTACGCCGCGGCTGCGCCTATCACGGCCTGGCCTTGAACGTCGCCATGGACCTCGCGCCCTTCGCGCGCATCAACCCCTGCGGCTACCCCGGCCTGCCGGTTACCCAGCTGGCCGATCTGACCGCGCTGAACGACGTCGAAGCGGCCGCCGAGCGGCTGCTCGTGCATTTGCAGGCGCGCCTCGCGGAGGCCTCGCGCGCCGCGTGA
- a CDS encoding D-amino acid aminotransferase, whose product MHPSSLVYLNGAFMPATEAKVSVLDRGFLFADGVYEVIPVYGGHLFRLEHHLQRLDDSLAGIRLANPLSHEAWRTLLEELVRRNGDGDQSLYLQVTRGVAKRDHAFPAAVEPTVFAMSSPLLEPAEQVRREGVAAITVEDIRWKLCHIKSIALLPNVLLRQHAVEAGAAEAILVRGEQVTEAAASNVFAVLNGIIVTPPKSALLLPGITRDLVVELAREHDLPLREDILLADDLPDADEIWLTSSTREVTAVTRLDGHPVGSGKPGPMWARITELYRAYKARLRAGG is encoded by the coding sequence ATGCATCCCAGCAGCCTCGTCTACCTCAACGGCGCGTTCATGCCGGCCACCGAGGCCAAGGTCTCGGTGCTCGACCGCGGCTTTCTGTTCGCCGACGGCGTCTATGAGGTCATCCCGGTGTACGGCGGCCACCTGTTCCGCCTGGAGCACCACCTGCAGCGCCTCGACGACAGCCTGGCGGGCATCCGCCTGGCCAACCCGCTGTCGCACGAGGCGTGGCGCACGCTGCTGGAGGAACTGGTGCGCCGCAACGGCGATGGCGACCAGTCGCTATACCTGCAGGTGACGCGCGGCGTGGCGAAGCGCGACCATGCCTTTCCGGCCGCTGTCGAACCGACCGTATTCGCGATGTCCTCGCCCCTGCTCGAACCCGCCGAGCAGGTGCGGCGCGAGGGCGTGGCCGCGATCACGGTGGAAGACATCCGCTGGAAGCTGTGCCATATCAAGTCCATCGCCCTGCTCCCCAACGTGCTGCTGCGCCAGCACGCCGTCGAGGCGGGCGCGGCCGAGGCCATTCTGGTGCGCGGCGAACAGGTTACCGAAGCGGCGGCCAGCAACGTGTTCGCGGTGCTGAACGGGATCATCGTCACGCCGCCCAAGAGCGCCTTGCTGCTGCCGGGCATTACCCGCGACCTAGTGGTGGAACTGGCGCGCGAGCACGACCTGCCGCTGCGCGAGGACATCCTCTTAGCGGACGATCTACCCGACGCGGACGAGATTTGGCTCACCAGTTCCACCCGCGAAGTGACCGCCGTCACGCGCCTCGACGGCCATCCGGTCGGCAGCGGCAAGCCCGGCCCCATGTGGGCCCGCATTACGGAACTCTACCGCGCCTACAAGGCGCGGCTGCGCGCCGGCGGCTGA
- a CDS encoding D-alanyl-D-alanine carboxypeptidase, which yields MTSRILLLGLLLALLTAPVGASSIIPAAPAIAAKGYLLMDFHSGQVLAEENADAPLEPASLTKIMTAYVVFHELAQGNIALDDEVLVSEKAWRMPGSRMFIEVNNRVSVEDLLKGMIIQSGNDASVALAEHVAGGEDAFALLMNNHARQLGMNHSNFLNSTGLPQADHITTARDMALLARALIERFPEYYGWYSERSFTYNGITQHNRNRLLWRDESVDGFKTGHTNAAGYCLVASGQRGDMRLISVLLGAANENARAAESHKLLNYGFRFFETHRLYAANEALTDIRIWRGAAETLPVGLTEPLYITVPRGQYDNLKATMAIDGQIVAPTEKGREHGFVHVTLGDRELASRPLVALDDVGEGGLWQRLVDNVKLMFQ from the coding sequence ATGACGTCAAGAATCCTACTCCTCGGTCTCCTCCTCGCCCTGCTCACCGCGCCGGTCGGCGCGAGCAGCATCATTCCGGCCGCACCGGCCATCGCCGCCAAGGGCTACCTGCTGATGGATTTCCACAGCGGCCAGGTGCTTGCCGAGGAGAACGCCGACGCGCCGCTCGAACCGGCGAGCCTCACCAAGATCATGACCGCCTACGTGGTATTCCACGAACTGGCGCAGGGGAACATCGCGCTCGACGACGAGGTGCTGGTGAGCGAGAAGGCCTGGCGCATGCCCGGCTCGCGCATGTTCATCGAGGTCAACAACCGCGTGTCCGTCGAGGACCTGCTGAAGGGCATGATCATCCAATCCGGCAACGACGCCAGCGTGGCGCTGGCCGAGCACGTGGCCGGCGGCGAGGACGCCTTTGCGCTGTTGATGAACAATCACGCGCGCCAACTCGGCATGAACCACTCCAACTTCCTCAACAGCACCGGCCTGCCGCAAGCCGATCACATCACCACGGCGCGCGACATGGCGCTGCTGGCCCGCGCCCTGATCGAGCGCTTCCCCGAATACTACGGCTGGTATTCCGAGCGCAGCTTCACCTACAACGGCATCACGCAGCACAACCGCAACCGCCTGCTGTGGCGCGACGAGAGCGTGGACGGCTTCAAGACCGGCCACACCAACGCCGCCGGCTACTGCCTGGTGGCGTCGGGGCAGCGCGGCGACATGCGTCTGATCTCGGTGCTGCTCGGCGCGGCCAACGAAAACGCGCGCGCGGCCGAATCGCACAAGCTGCTCAACTACGGTTTCCGCTTCTTCGAGACCCACCGCCTGTACGCCGCCAACGAGGCGCTGACCGACATCCGTATCTGGCGCGGTGCCGCCGAGACCTTGCCGGTCGGCCTGACGGAGCCGCTGTACATCACCGTGCCGCGCGGCCAGTACGACAACCTGAAGGCGACCATGGCCATCGACGGGCAGATCGTCGCGCCGACCGAGAAGGGTCGCGAGCACGGCTTTGTGCACGTGACGCTGGGCGATCGGGAACTGGCCAGCCGGCCGCTGGTGGCGCTGGACGACGTCGGCGAGGGCGGCCTCTGGCAGCGCCTGGTCGACAACGTCAAGCTGATGTTCCAGTAG